The following proteins are co-located in the Dyadobacter chenwenxiniae genome:
- a CDS encoding toxin-antitoxin system YwqK family antitoxin, with translation MLIQTNLFYVNGQKESETVFFNGERHGLQREWHPNGQLYIERHYQVGLLHGEYKIWHKNGQLRYLSKFVEGNEEGLATGWHDNGKLKSLTFYENGNPHGLSVDLNSDGKPENYQCFWNGKRKRIPGHRLDLMLEFLRSKGQIAPTKLDGFKHFTTLEL, from the coding sequence ATGCTTATCCAAACAAATTTGTTTTACGTCAACGGTCAAAAGGAAAGTGAAACTGTTTTTTTTAACGGTGAACGACATGGATTGCAGCGAGAATGGCACCCAAATGGTCAGCTTTACATTGAACGCCACTATCAGGTAGGTTTACTTCATGGTGAATATAAAATTTGGCACAAAAACGGGCAATTGAGGTATCTAAGTAAATTCGTGGAAGGTAATGAAGAAGGATTGGCGACTGGTTGGCATGACAACGGGAAACTGAAATCGCTAACCTTTTACGAAAACGGGAACCCTCACGGATTGTCTGTCGATCTAAATTCTGATGGAAAGCCAGAAAACTATCAATGCTTTTGGAATGGTAAGCGAAAACGGATTCCAGGGCACAGGTTAGACCTTATGCTGGAATTCTTGCGAAGCAAGGGTCAAATTGCTCCCACAAAGTTAGACGGTTTCAAACACTTCACGACTCTGGAACTATAA
- a CDS encoding TerC/Alx family metal homeostasis membrane protein has translation MFSNEVLFFGGFILVISVMLLLDLGVFNKKDHVVKFGEAAAWTVAWIFLALVFYVIINTHGDLVHGMDSFEELSAIKDKYAPHLKLIPGDFAGSLEIYRKNMSLEFITGYLLEYALSVDNIFVIILIFSSFGVRPQYYKKVLFWGVLGAIVMRFIFIFLGSALMQRFEWIIYIFGLLLVYQGGKIFFEAGKDEKIDPAKHPVVKFASKYLPVFPRYVREHFFVLKKGKWLVTPLFVVVLIVEFTDLIFAVDSVPAVFSVTKDPYVVFFSNIFAIMGLRSMFFFLSNIMGLFRFLKYGLGVLLVFIGGKMLFHTQLEVAGFETVYSLYVILGILAVSILASVVFPEKKETTPEAIQ, from the coding sequence ATGTTTTCCAACGAAGTGCTGTTTTTTGGCGGGTTTATTCTAGTGATCAGCGTAATGCTGCTTCTTGACCTTGGGGTATTTAATAAAAAAGACCATGTTGTAAAGTTTGGCGAAGCTGCCGCCTGGACGGTTGCGTGGATATTCCTTGCGCTAGTTTTCTACGTCATCATCAATACGCATGGCGACCTGGTGCACGGAATGGACAGTTTTGAAGAATTATCCGCAATAAAAGACAAATATGCGCCACATTTAAAGCTAATTCCCGGAGACTTTGCAGGCAGCTTAGAGATTTACCGGAAAAACATGTCCCTTGAATTCATCACGGGTTATCTGCTGGAATATGCGCTTTCGGTTGACAATATTTTCGTTATCATTCTGATATTCTCTTCCTTTGGTGTTCGCCCGCAGTACTACAAAAAAGTGCTTTTCTGGGGTGTTTTAGGCGCCATTGTAATGCGTTTTATCTTTATTTTCCTTGGATCTGCATTGATGCAGCGTTTCGAATGGATCATTTACATCTTCGGGTTGCTGCTGGTTTATCAGGGCGGGAAGATCTTTTTCGAGGCAGGAAAGGACGAAAAAATTGATCCGGCGAAACATCCGGTTGTGAAATTTGCTTCAAAATATCTCCCCGTTTTCCCAAGATACGTGCGCGAGCATTTCTTTGTTTTGAAAAAAGGAAAGTGGCTGGTAACACCGCTTTTTGTCGTTGTCCTGATTGTTGAATTCACCGATTTAATCTTTGCTGTTGACTCTGTTCCGGCGGTTTTTTCAGTTACAAAAGATCCTTACGTTGTTTTCTTTTCCAACATTTTCGCCATCATGGGGCTTCGTTCCATGTTCTTTTTCCTGAGCAACATTATGGGCCTCTTCCGCTTCCTGAAATACGGATTGGGTGTTTTGCTCGTATTTATCGGTGGGAAAATGCTCTTCCATACCCAGTTGGAGGTCGCTGGATTTGAAACGGTTTATTCACTTTATGTGATTTTGGGCATTTTGGCAGTGAGTATTCTCGCTTCCGTGGTGTTTCCGGAGAAAAAGGAAACAACACCTGAGGCCATCCAATAG
- a CDS encoding helix-turn-helix domain-containing protein, with protein sequence MNVITIEESALYELIERVLERLQSPEHAVKPKWISDVEAMQILGIKSKSTLQQFRDRGQITFSKVRHKLILYDRESIELFISRHERKAFNNGK encoded by the coding sequence ATGAATGTGATCACCATCGAAGAATCTGCGCTTTACGAATTGATCGAGCGTGTTTTAGAACGACTGCAAAGCCCTGAACATGCCGTAAAACCGAAGTGGATTTCGGATGTAGAAGCAATGCAAATTCTTGGAATTAAGTCAAAAAGTACATTGCAACAGTTTCGCGATCGCGGCCAAATTACTTTTTCCAAGGTTCGTCACAAGCTAATTTTATATGATCGCGAGTCCATCGAGCTTTTTATAAGTCGCCACGAACGAAAAGCATTCAATAATGGAAAATAG